One Micromonospora sp. FIMYZ51 genomic window carries:
- a CDS encoding AMP-binding protein, giving the protein MSTPRPSRAELRARILAGERPMAARAGERPVARLARRDSLPDVLPMTDAQRRVWFADRLAGPSPVFTLSTRLSVTAGGADIEAAFRAVVGRHASLRSRVVVDDDGVPGIRLRPIDDFRPEVVDLTGRTQAEATAEADRLAAAAAVHRFEPEHEPLLRFTLLLMPEQPNQLIVAVHHLTCDGQSLSVLVGELITGVPVAAGGADYPDLAMWLDAPEQKAARRAQVERAVAALAGAPRPVRLPADLARGAVDGAFEHHFDLPEQTRDVARRLSVSDTAVLFTAFSRVVGAWTGEEDLVLGLPVSTRDDADVAAMVGLFVNTVLVRVRADADVSAGAAAIATALENLHAPLEEVTRAGYGAGVSPGVCFNKFAIEPKVLDLIPRPPSPGAAERPLVLEIADDGRRYHAKLIFDPELYAPASVAVLGAAYRTEVERLIGFDAPARGVSQPLPAPDPVDVLAVIRSHDGVAVDGELDYRELVTAVDVLAERLRVAGVRPGEQVTADTARGATAVVALLACLAVDAVYVPLSRQLPPARRAVMTAGWLLTGEKPDALELRRVSAGPVAAPGYVIYTSGSTGTPRGVHVPAATLVRHARAIADRLGVTAADRYLQFADHAFDAALEQVLVPLLSGATLVTRGDEPWDPADFGALARRTGVTVANLPTPWFARISGWADLAASALRIVMAGGDALTAAAVARWAAHAPRHITLLNAYGPTESVITAAIGEVPVDGPTPARPPIGTAVAGHDLLVRDRSWQAAGPGEVGELYVGGLLATGYLDDPRATARRFVPHPYQPGERVYRTGDLVRSTPGGIGLEFLRRVDDQVKVRGIRVELGDVEAALRSHPDVREAAATVGDSHLIGWVTLHPGARAGEAELRAAAAAHLPHAAVPRRVHILDTLPRGAGEKVDRQALRQLPDIPAAPADGKVDSTTAAVVTMATELVNAPVGPDTDFFTAGADSLTAARLAARCTATFAVRIDLATVFEHPTPRRLAAVITAGPEDAQAAVVSGGAPAAAVTAGAGVGRAAAGADEGRDSASAEVTARWPRAGEARALTPTQQRFWFASRWDGAAAQVVAIPLRLDGPLDRAALAKAVTALVRRHGVLRSRITGWGDGVRAQVVDVDAGLLADQLAERTAPDAATADRAVAAHIQESFDLRSGWFRPYLTRLAGGGHVLHLAVHHIAVDGDSVGALVTELLTTYAAATRGEPVGDKPARQYPDITRGTTISAEQAAAELAGTVPLDLSAAGGQPDAAGIGVLAVAVQPHRPAELARRQQVTAYSVVMAAWQRALIRWTGRDSFAVGLPVSLREPDDAGVLGPFLNTVAVAAVPLDGDPGRHAQRVHADLTAAYARREVPFDQVAAALAALPGRAPDAPVFQTMLGWEAGHRSVALGDLHVDWFEPTPLGLPAPLVLIVTAGEGHRLTLRYDRARVGPGRAAELADLLASELVGPRDVVGRMTELVATRPQATAVVQGDRALDFAALDSAVTRTAAGLYAAGVRRGDPVLVVLANKVDTLVAAHALWRLGAIHVPLGATPPADRVRRIAATSGARHLITDRIDGDGHGVVEDGPAVIGWPCAADEAGLPSVELSAWDAAYVIHTSGSTGEPKGVVVEHGQLAAFLDAFGDYAGWAGADCLVGLAASTFDASVMEMCWPVRRGQPVIYPEESVTFDPSAVVRALENARRYGQAPAAFATPSLWREVLRVGPESLAGVAVAIGGELVPAATLLALRAAGAEVSCCYGPTECTIICAIGPVEGEPTSGLVGRELPGTSMPIDDDEIFVAGPLVARGYLGDPRLTALRFVPDTAGARRYRTGDRARRAADGTLRFIGRADDQVKVRGVRIELGEVESCLAGHPAVRAAAVALTGEDGATRLVAAVVPHEPEPAGFTADVRRWAESRLVPQAVPAVVAVAELPVTENGKVDRSAVTSLLDRAGGAPDGGAPDGGAPDDGDAVSRLVAAVWQAHLGVEVAGPDTDFFEAGGHSIALLHVVETLERLFSISFPIAQAFRVRTVDAMAREIRVIAGDRAEPTAAIALEVFGS; this is encoded by the coding sequence ATGAGCACCCCCAGGCCGTCCCGCGCGGAGCTGCGGGCTCGGATCCTGGCCGGCGAACGCCCGATGGCGGCCCGGGCCGGCGAGCGCCCGGTGGCCCGCCTCGCCCGGCGTGACTCGTTGCCCGATGTGCTGCCGATGACCGACGCCCAGCGCCGGGTGTGGTTCGCCGACCGGCTCGCCGGCCCGTCGCCGGTCTTCACGCTCAGCACTCGGCTGTCGGTCACCGCCGGGGGCGCTGACATCGAGGCCGCCTTCCGGGCCGTGGTCGGCCGGCATGCGTCCCTGCGGAGCAGGGTCGTCGTCGACGACGACGGGGTGCCCGGCATCCGGCTGCGGCCGATCGACGACTTCCGGCCGGAGGTGGTCGACCTCACCGGCCGGACGCAGGCGGAGGCGACGGCCGAGGCCGATCGGCTCGCTGCGGCGGCGGCCGTCCATCGCTTCGAGCCGGAGCACGAGCCGCTGCTGCGGTTCACCCTGCTGCTGATGCCGGAGCAACCGAACCAGCTGATCGTCGCCGTGCACCACCTGACCTGCGACGGGCAGTCGCTGTCCGTGCTGGTCGGCGAGCTGATCACCGGCGTACCGGTGGCGGCTGGCGGCGCCGACTATCCGGACCTTGCGATGTGGCTCGACGCGCCGGAGCAGAAGGCCGCCCGCCGGGCACAGGTCGAGCGGGCCGTGGCGGCGCTCGCCGGGGCCCCACGGCCGGTACGCCTGCCGGCCGACCTCGCCCGCGGAGCCGTGGACGGCGCCTTCGAACACCACTTCGACCTGCCCGAGCAGACGCGCGACGTTGCGCGGCGGCTGAGTGTCTCGGACACGGCGGTCCTCTTCACCGCCTTCAGTCGGGTCGTCGGGGCCTGGACCGGCGAGGAGGATCTGGTCCTCGGGCTGCCGGTGTCGACCCGCGACGACGCGGACGTCGCCGCGATGGTCGGACTCTTCGTCAACACGGTGCTGGTCCGGGTGCGGGCCGACGCGGACGTGTCCGCCGGTGCCGCGGCGATCGCGACCGCGCTGGAGAACCTGCACGCCCCGCTGGAGGAGGTGACCCGGGCCGGGTACGGGGCCGGAGTCTCGCCGGGCGTGTGTTTCAACAAGTTCGCGATCGAACCGAAGGTGCTCGACCTGATCCCGAGGCCGCCGTCACCCGGGGCCGCGGAACGGCCGCTCGTGCTGGAGATCGCGGACGACGGACGGCGCTACCACGCCAAGCTGATCTTCGATCCGGAACTCTACGCTCCGGCGAGCGTGGCGGTGCTCGGCGCGGCCTACCGGACCGAGGTGGAACGGCTGATCGGGTTCGACGCTCCCGCGCGAGGTGTCAGCCAGCCACTCCCGGCGCCGGACCCGGTCGACGTGCTCGCGGTGATCCGTTCGCACGACGGCGTCGCGGTGGACGGCGAGCTGGACTACCGCGAGTTGGTCACGGCGGTCGACGTCCTGGCGGAACGGCTACGGGTTGCCGGGGTGCGGCCCGGTGAGCAGGTCACCGCCGATACGGCTCGCGGGGCGACCGCCGTCGTGGCGCTGCTGGCCTGCCTCGCCGTCGACGCCGTGTACGTGCCGCTGTCCCGCCAGTTGCCGCCGGCGCGCCGGGCCGTGATGACGGCGGGCTGGCTGTTGACCGGGGAGAAGCCGGACGCGCTGGAGCTGCGCCGGGTCTCCGCCGGCCCGGTCGCGGCACCGGGATACGTGATCTACACGTCCGGCAGCACCGGAACGCCTCGCGGCGTGCACGTGCCCGCCGCGACCCTGGTCCGCCACGCCCGCGCGATCGCCGACCGGCTCGGCGTGACCGCCGCCGACCGCTACTTGCAGTTCGCCGACCACGCCTTCGACGCGGCGCTGGAACAGGTGCTCGTGCCACTGCTCAGCGGCGCGACCCTGGTGACCCGTGGCGACGAGCCCTGGGACCCGGCTGATTTCGGCGCGCTGGCCCGACGCACCGGGGTCACCGTCGCCAACCTGCCCACGCCATGGTTCGCCCGGATCAGCGGCTGGGCAGACCTCGCCGCCAGCGCTCTGCGGATCGTGATGGCCGGCGGCGACGCCCTCACCGCGGCGGCCGTCGCCCGCTGGGCCGCGCATGCACCGCGGCACATCACGCTGCTCAACGCGTACGGGCCGACCGAATCGGTGATCACCGCAGCCATCGGGGAGGTGCCGGTCGACGGACCGACGCCGGCCCGGCCACCGATCGGTACCGCAGTGGCCGGGCACGACCTGCTCGTCCGCGACCGGTCCTGGCAGGCGGCCGGCCCAGGCGAGGTCGGCGAGCTCTACGTCGGCGGACTGTTGGCCACCGGCTATCTCGACGATCCACGCGCGACCGCCCGGAGGTTCGTGCCGCACCCGTACCAGCCCGGCGAGCGGGTCTACCGCACCGGCGACCTGGTGCGCAGCACCCCTGGCGGCATCGGCCTGGAGTTCCTGCGTCGGGTGGACGACCAGGTGAAGGTGCGGGGAATCCGCGTGGAACTCGGCGACGTCGAGGCCGCGCTGCGCAGCCACCCCGACGTGCGGGAGGCAGCCGCGACCGTCGGCGACAGCCACCTGATCGGCTGGGTCACGCTGCACCCGGGGGCCCGGGCCGGCGAGGCGGAACTGCGTGCCGCCGCCGCAGCTCACCTACCGCACGCCGCCGTGCCGCGCCGCGTGCACATCCTGGACACACTGCCGCGCGGAGCGGGCGAGAAGGTCGACCGCCAGGCCCTGCGGCAGCTGCCCGACATCCCGGCTGCGCCCGCCGACGGCAAGGTGGACAGCACCACCGCTGCGGTGGTCACGATGGCCACCGAACTGGTGAACGCGCCGGTCGGCCCGGACACGGACTTCTTCACGGCCGGCGCCGACTCACTTACCGCCGCGCGGCTGGCGGCCCGCTGCACCGCAACCTTCGCCGTCCGGATCGACCTCGCCACGGTGTTCGAGCACCCCACCCCCCGCCGCTTGGCCGCCGTCATCACCGCAGGCCCCGAAGACGCGCAAGCTGCGGTGGTCTCCGGCGGCGCGCCAGCTGCCGCCGTCACCGCAGGTGCCGGCGTCGGCCGTGCCGCTGCCGGCGCCGACGAGGGCCGAGATTCCGCGTCGGCCGAGGTGACGGCCCGGTGGCCCCGGGCCGGTGAGGCACGTGCGCTGACGCCGACGCAGCAGCGGTTCTGGTTCGCCTCGCGGTGGGACGGTGCGGCGGCGCAGGTTGTCGCGATACCGCTGCGGCTCGACGGGCCGCTCGACCGCGCCGCCCTGGCGAAGGCGGTGACGGCCCTGGTGCGCCGGCACGGTGTGCTGCGCAGCCGGATCACCGGCTGGGGTGACGGGGTGCGGGCACAGGTCGTCGACGTCGATGCCGGGCTGCTCGCCGACCAGCTCGCCGAGCGGACCGCCCCCGACGCGGCCACCGCGGACCGGGCCGTGGCCGCGCACATCCAGGAGTCGTTCGACCTGCGGTCCGGCTGGTTCCGTCCCTACCTGACCCGGCTGGCCGGCGGCGGCCACGTGCTGCACCTGGCCGTCCACCACATCGCGGTCGACGGCGATTCGGTCGGTGCGCTCGTCACCGAGCTGCTGACGACCTATGCGGCGGCAACCCGTGGCGAACCCGTCGGCGACAAACCGGCCCGGCAGTATCCCGACATCACCCGCGGCACGACGATCTCGGCCGAGCAGGCCGCCGCCGAGCTGGCCGGCACCGTGCCGCTGGATCTTTCCGCCGCCGGTGGGCAGCCGGACGCCGCCGGCATCGGCGTGCTCGCCGTTGCGGTGCAACCGCACCGGCCCGCCGAGTTGGCCCGGCGGCAGCAGGTGACCGCGTACTCGGTGGTGATGGCCGCCTGGCAGCGTGCCCTGATCCGCTGGACCGGCCGGGACAGTTTCGCTGTCGGGCTGCCGGTGTCGCTCCGTGAACCGGACGACGCCGGCGTGCTCGGCCCGTTCCTCAACACGGTCGCCGTGGCCGCCGTGCCACTCGACGGTGACCCGGGCCGGCACGCGCAGCGGGTCCACGCCGACCTCACCGCCGCGTACGCCCGTCGCGAGGTGCCGTTCGACCAGGTGGCCGCTGCCCTCGCCGCCCTACCGGGCCGGGCACCGGACGCCCCGGTGTTCCAGACCATGCTCGGGTGGGAAGCTGGCCACCGCTCGGTCGCACTTGGCGACCTGCACGTCGACTGGTTCGAGCCGACACCGCTGGGCCTGCCCGCCCCGCTGGTCCTGATCGTCACGGCCGGCGAGGGGCACCGCCTGACGCTGCGCTACGACCGGGCGCGCGTCGGGCCGGGCCGCGCTGCCGAACTGGCCGACCTGTTGGCGTCCGAACTGGTCGGTCCCCGTGACGTCGTCGGCCGGATGACCGAGCTGGTGGCCACCCGGCCGCAGGCCACCGCCGTGGTCCAGGGGGACCGGGCGCTCGACTTCGCCGCGCTCGACAGTGCGGTGACGCGAACCGCCGCCGGCCTGTACGCGGCCGGCGTACGCCGGGGCGACCCGGTGCTCGTCGTGCTGGCGAACAAGGTGGACACGCTGGTCGCCGCGCATGCTCTCTGGCGTCTCGGTGCGATCCATGTCCCGCTCGGCGCCACACCCCCGGCGGACCGGGTACGCCGGATCGCCGCCACCAGCGGCGCCCGCCACCTGATCACCGACCGGATCGACGGCGACGGCCACGGCGTCGTCGAGGATGGCCCGGCGGTCATCGGTTGGCCCTGTGCCGCCGACGAAGCCGGCCTTCCCTCGGTGGAGCTGTCCGCCTGGGACGCCGCGTACGTCATCCACACCTCGGGCTCGACCGGGGAGCCGAAGGGCGTCGTGGTGGAGCACGGGCAGCTGGCCGCGTTCCTCGATGCGTTCGGTGACTATGCCGGCTGGGCGGGCGCCGACTGCCTGGTCGGCCTCGCCGCGTCCACCTTCGACGCGAGCGTCATGGAGATGTGCTGGCCGGTGCGGCGCGGACAGCCGGTGATCTATCCCGAGGAGTCGGTCACCTTCGACCCGTCCGCGGTCGTACGCGCTCTGGAGAACGCCCGCCGGTATGGTCAGGCGCCCGCCGCCTTCGCCACGCCGAGCCTGTGGCGCGAGGTGCTGCGGGTCGGGCCCGAGTCACTTGCCGGAGTCGCGGTGGCGATCGGCGGCGAACTCGTGCCGGCCGCCACGCTGCTCGCGTTGCGGGCGGCGGGAGCCGAGGTGAGCTGCTGTTACGGGCCGACCGAGTGCACGATCATCTGCGCGATCGGCCCGGTCGAGGGCGAACCGACGTCCGGCCTCGTCGGCCGGGAACTGCCCGGCACCAGCATGCCGATCGACGACGACGAGATCTTCGTGGCCGGACCGCTGGTTGCCCGGGGCTATCTGGGTGATCCACGGCTGACCGCACTGCGGTTCGTGCCGGACACCGCAGGCGCCCGGCGCTACCGCACCGGCGATCGGGCGCGGCGTGCGGCGGACGGCACCCTGCGGTTCATCGGTCGTGCCGACGACCAGGTAAAGGTCCGGGGCGTACGCATCGAACTCGGCGAGGTGGAAAGCTGCCTGGCCGGGCATCCGGCCGTCCGGGCGGCAGCCGTGGCGCTGACCGGTGAGGACGGCGCCACCAGGCTGGTCGCCGCGGTGGTCCCGCACGAGCCCGAACCGGCCGGCTTCACCGCCGACGTGCGGCGCTGGGCGGAGAGCCGGCTGGTTCCCCAGGCCGTGCCGGCGGTGGTCGCGGTCGCCGAGCTGCCGGTGACGGAGAACGGCAAGGTCGACCGCAGCGCCGTGACCAGCCTGCTCGACCGGGCCGGCGGGGCGCCGGACGGTGGCGCGCCCGACGGTGGCGCGCCGGACGACGGGGATGCCGTGTCGCGGCTGGTGGCCGCGGTCTGGCAGGCGCATCTCGGGGTCGAGGTGGCCGGGCCGGACACCGACTTCTTCGAGGCCGGTGGGCACTCGATCGCCCTGTTGCACGTCGTCGAGACCCTCGAACGGCTCTTCTCGATCTCCTTCCCGATCGCGCAGGCCTTCCGGGTCCGCACGGTCGACGCGATGGCGCGGGAGATTCGCGTGATCGCGGGGGACCGGGCCGAACCGACGGCCGCCATCGCGCTGGAGGTGTTCGGCTCATGA